One region of Baekduia soli genomic DNA includes:
- a CDS encoding aldolase/citrate lyase family protein: protein MGSHAVMLYVPGSDARKLAKLPELPTSAFILDLEDAVAERAKPAARVRVAQALADHGAGLELHVRVNAVDSTHLRADLEVVVQRGLSGIVLPKSEGAREVGIADWMIGELERERGLPPGAIAILPTIETAAGVAQVDAIATASPRVTSLGFGAGDMSLDIGVAWPPPGGRLGATLLAAKTAIVLASRRAGLDAPHDGSYAVVDDLEGLRVEADEARALGFGSKHAIHPGQVPVIAEAFAPGAAELAGARRILDAFEQAEAAGVAAITVDGKLIDYPVAERARRVLAGSGPERPAPAQGTGPAGRPRALHGVRVLDLSSLYAGPLIATNLGDFGADVIKVEHPRGDDLRRWGEAKDGVPLWWKVVSRNKRVITLDLGREEARDTVRRLVAEADVVIENFRPGRMEAWGLGPADLEAINPGIVMVRVTGFGQYGPKSSQPGFGTLAEAFSGFAFITGAPDGPPTLPPFGLADGITAMVGTSAVLTALYWRDAGGGHLGQVIDLSLYEPLFSLLGPVLTEFAHLGVVQQRQGNRSPRTAPRNTYRTADGHWVAISAGTQRIAQRVLAAIERPELADDARFADAAARRAHADEIDGLVAAWIAEHERDAVLERFAAAEAPIAPVQDARQISEDPHFQARGTFVEVPDPDLGTLVMPNIVARLSRTPGEIRWTGPAEVGTTADAEFERRG from the coding sequence ATGGGCTCCCACGCGGTCATGCTCTACGTCCCGGGCAGCGACGCCCGCAAGCTCGCCAAGCTGCCGGAGCTGCCGACCTCGGCGTTCATCCTCGACCTCGAGGACGCGGTCGCCGAGCGCGCGAAGCCTGCCGCGCGGGTGCGGGTCGCCCAGGCGCTCGCCGACCACGGCGCCGGGCTCGAGCTGCACGTCCGGGTCAACGCCGTCGACAGCACGCACCTGCGCGCGGACCTCGAGGTCGTCGTGCAGCGCGGGCTCAGCGGCATCGTCCTGCCGAAGTCCGAGGGCGCCCGCGAGGTCGGGATCGCCGACTGGATGATCGGCGAGCTCGAGCGCGAGCGCGGCCTGCCGCCCGGCGCGATCGCGATCCTGCCGACGATCGAGACCGCGGCGGGCGTCGCCCAGGTCGACGCGATCGCCACGGCCAGCCCGCGCGTCACGTCGCTCGGCTTCGGGGCCGGCGACATGAGCCTGGACATCGGCGTCGCGTGGCCCCCGCCCGGCGGCCGCCTCGGCGCCACGCTGCTGGCGGCCAAGACGGCGATCGTGCTGGCCTCGCGCCGCGCGGGGCTCGACGCGCCCCACGACGGGTCCTACGCCGTGGTCGACGACCTCGAGGGGCTGCGCGTCGAGGCCGACGAGGCCCGTGCGCTCGGGTTCGGCTCCAAGCATGCGATCCATCCGGGGCAGGTGCCGGTCATCGCCGAGGCGTTCGCCCCGGGCGCCGCGGAGCTCGCGGGCGCCCGCCGCATCCTCGACGCGTTCGAGCAGGCCGAGGCCGCCGGCGTCGCGGCCATCACCGTGGACGGCAAGCTGATCGACTACCCCGTCGCCGAGCGGGCGCGGCGCGTGCTCGCCGGCTCCGGCCCCGAGCGCCCCGCGCCGGCACAGGGCACGGGGCCCGCCGGCCGGCCCCGCGCGCTGCACGGCGTCCGCGTCCTCGACCTCTCCAGCCTCTACGCCGGGCCCCTCATCGCCACCAACCTCGGCGACTTCGGCGCCGACGTCATCAAGGTCGAGCACCCGCGCGGCGACGACCTGCGTCGGTGGGGCGAGGCCAAGGACGGCGTGCCGCTGTGGTGGAAGGTCGTGTCGCGCAACAAGCGCGTCATCACGCTCGACCTCGGCCGGGAGGAGGCGCGCGACACCGTCCGGCGCCTGGTGGCCGAGGCCGACGTGGTGATCGAGAACTTCCGCCCCGGGCGCATGGAGGCCTGGGGCCTGGGGCCCGCCGACCTGGAGGCCATCAACCCGGGCATCGTCATGGTGCGCGTCACGGGCTTCGGGCAATACGGGCCCAAGAGCTCGCAGCCCGGGTTCGGCACGCTCGCCGAGGCGTTCTCGGGCTTCGCGTTCATCACGGGCGCCCCCGACGGACCGCCGACGCTGCCGCCGTTCGGCCTGGCCGACGGCATCACGGCGATGGTCGGCACGTCGGCCGTGCTCACCGCGCTGTACTGGCGCGACGCCGGCGGCGGGCACCTCGGGCAGGTCATCGACCTCAGCCTGTACGAGCCGCTGTTCAGCCTGCTCGGGCCGGTGCTCACGGAGTTCGCCCACCTCGGCGTCGTGCAGCAGCGCCAGGGCAACCGGTCGCCGCGCACCGCGCCGCGCAACACCTACCGCACGGCCGACGGCCACTGGGTCGCCATCTCCGCGGGGACCCAGCGCATCGCCCAGCGGGTCCTGGCGGCGATCGAGCGCCCCGAGCTGGCCGACGACGCGCGCTTCGCCGACGCCGCGGCCCGCCGCGCGCACGCCGACGAGATCGACGGGCTGGTCGCCGCGTGGATCGCCGAGCACGAGCGCGACGCCGTCCTGGAGCGCTTCGCGGCCGCCGAGGCGCCGATCGCGCCCGTCCAGGACGCGCGGCAGATCAGCGAGGACCCGCACTTCCAGGCGCGCGGCACGTTCGTGGAGGTGCCCGACCCGGACCTCGGGACGCTCGTCATGCCGAACATCGTGGCCCGGCTGAGCCGGACGCCAGGCGAGATCCGGTGGACGGGGCCGGCGGAGGTCGGCACGACCGCCGACGCGGAGTTCGAGCGGCGCGGATGA
- a CDS encoding isocitrate lyase/PEP mutase family protein: protein MPPKLLSQDGIIVAPGVYDVLSAIIAEQAGAGALYMTGNGQASSALGLPDLGLITLSEMRERIRATRARVSVPIIADADTGFGSLLMIQRAVQEYEAAGADAIQIEDQVDPKRCGHELGRAVVEVGEMVARITAAVQARRSRDFAVIARTDARTDLGLDAAIERGNAYARAGADVIFVESPESVEELGRAVREIDAPVLANMVETGRTPYLSTAELGALGVKVAIYPSIGFLAAAFAVRTAYGELLTRGRAVSLDRMLSLDEYHAILSFSDFAETSERLAGEGA, encoded by the coding sequence ATGCCGCCCAAGCTGCTGTCCCAGGACGGCATCATCGTCGCCCCCGGGGTGTACGACGTCCTGTCGGCCATCATCGCGGAGCAGGCCGGTGCCGGCGCGCTCTACATGACCGGCAACGGCCAGGCCTCGTCGGCCCTGGGCCTGCCCGACCTGGGCCTGATCACCCTGAGCGAGATGCGCGAGCGGATCCGCGCGACGCGGGCGCGGGTCTCGGTCCCGATCATCGCCGACGCCGACACCGGCTTCGGGAGCCTCCTCATGATCCAGCGCGCGGTGCAGGAGTACGAGGCCGCCGGTGCCGACGCGATCCAGATCGAGGACCAGGTCGATCCCAAGCGCTGCGGCCACGAGCTCGGCCGCGCGGTGGTCGAGGTCGGCGAGATGGTCGCGCGGATCACCGCGGCGGTGCAGGCGCGGCGGTCGCGCGACTTCGCGGTGATCGCGCGCACGGACGCGCGCACCGACCTGGGCCTCGACGCGGCCATCGAGCGCGGGAACGCCTATGCGCGGGCGGGGGCGGACGTCATCTTCGTCGAGTCCCCGGAGTCCGTGGAGGAGCTGGGCCGCGCCGTGCGCGAGATCGACGCCCCCGTGCTCGCCAACATGGTCGAGACGGGGCGCACCCCGTACCTGTCGACCGCCGAGCTGGGCGCCCTCGGCGTCAAGGTCGCGATCTACCCCAGCATCGGGTTCCTGGCCGCGGCGTTCGCCGTGCGGACCGCGTACGGGGAGCTCCTGACCCGGGGACGCGCGGTCAGCCTGGACCGCATGCTCAGCCTCGACGAGTACCACGCGATCCTGTCGTTCTCCGACTTCGCCGAGACGAGCGAGCGGCTCGCCGGCGAGGGCGCCTGA
- a CDS encoding enoyl-CoA hydratase/isomerase family protein, with protein sequence MPGPREVELSLDGRVATLRLNRPERLNAISQSLMDALGDALDVIDAQPDCRVIVLGGNGRAFSAGGDLTEFLGRLRANDPAGLTAFVGQVTRTLSRLEDNPRPVIAAVNGVAVAGGLELILCCDIVVAARGAMIGDGHLTYGVLPGGGSAVRLIRKVPANVATRLLLTGDLVPAEELRDHGLVNEVVDADRLDRHVAELAERIARLSPRALAEVKRVARRAAELPVAEGLRLEHEAFGAYADSPDLAEGLAAFEERRRPEFPPAARGEGRR encoded by the coding sequence ATGCCCGGGCCGCGGGAGGTCGAGCTCTCGTTGGACGGCCGCGTCGCGACGCTCCGGCTGAACCGGCCGGAGCGGCTCAACGCGATCTCGCAGTCGCTGATGGACGCCCTCGGCGACGCGCTGGACGTCATCGACGCCCAGCCCGACTGCCGCGTGATCGTGCTCGGGGGCAACGGCCGGGCGTTCAGCGCCGGCGGCGACCTGACGGAGTTCCTGGGGCGCCTGCGGGCCAACGACCCGGCCGGGCTCACGGCGTTCGTGGGTCAGGTGACCCGCACGCTGTCGCGGCTGGAGGACAACCCGCGGCCGGTGATCGCCGCGGTCAACGGCGTCGCGGTCGCCGGCGGGCTGGAGCTGATCCTGTGCTGCGACATCGTCGTCGCCGCGCGCGGGGCGATGATCGGCGACGGGCACCTGACCTACGGGGTGCTCCCGGGGGGCGGCTCGGCGGTGCGGCTCATCCGCAAGGTGCCCGCCAACGTCGCGACCCGGCTGCTGCTCACCGGCGACCTCGTCCCGGCCGAGGAGCTCCGCGACCACGGCCTGGTCAACGAGGTCGTCGACGCCGACCGGCTCGACCGGCACGTCGCCGAGCTGGCCGAGCGCATCGCCCGGCTCAGCCCGCGAGCCCTCGCCGAGGTCAAGCGCGTCGCGCGACGGGCCGCCGAGCTCCCCGTCGCCGAGGGCCTGCGCCTGGAGCACGAGGCGTTCGGCGCCTACGCCGACTCGCCCGACCTGGCCGAGGGGCTCGCGGCGTTCGAGGAGCGCCGGCGCCCGGAGTTCCCGCCGGCCGCCCGTGGCGAGGGACGGCGGTGA
- a CDS encoding NADPH:quinone oxidoreductase family protein: protein MFAHMIYGFTGPDDVRWIEAPEPVVDGGVVVDVVAAGVSFADLLQTQGLYQMQVSVPYTPGMEAAGLVRSDRPDLGLAAGQRVAMLVSHGGWQEVLSVPPERILRLPDDMSFEAGAATPLNGLTVLFALETRARAQSGETLLVHGAAGGVGTAAIQLGRALGLRTIAVVGDEAKREFALQSGAEHAVLDEGWLAAVRDLTGDRAVDIVLDPVGGERMTDSLRSLAPQGRVLVVGFSAGEIPTVKVNRLLLANITVIGAASREYFEQHPDSVADLWARLIDLRQTAQLPDPPVQAYPFFDAQGALRAIAQRRATGKVVLSTQL, encoded by the coding sequence GTGTTTGCCCACATGATCTACGGGTTCACCGGCCCGGATGATGTCCGGTGGATCGAGGCGCCGGAGCCGGTTGTCGATGGCGGGGTCGTTGTTGACGTGGTGGCCGCCGGTGTGTCGTTTGCCGATCTGTTGCAGACGCAGGGCCTGTACCAGATGCAGGTGTCCGTCCCCTACACGCCGGGCATGGAGGCCGCCGGCCTCGTGCGGTCTGACCGGCCCGACCTCGGCCTTGCCGCCGGGCAACGCGTCGCGATGCTCGTGTCGCACGGCGGCTGGCAGGAGGTCCTCAGCGTGCCGCCCGAGCGAATCCTGCGGCTCCCTGACGACATGAGCTTCGAGGCGGGCGCAGCCACGCCGCTTAACGGCTTGACCGTCCTGTTCGCCCTGGAGACGCGCGCACGGGCCCAGTCTGGCGAGACCTTGTTGGTCCACGGTGCGGCGGGAGGCGTCGGCACGGCCGCCATCCAACTCGGACGCGCGCTCGGGCTGCGGACGATCGCGGTCGTCGGTGATGAGGCCAAGCGGGAGTTCGCGCTGCAGTCCGGGGCAGAGCACGCCGTGCTGGACGAGGGCTGGCTTGCTGCGGTGCGCGACCTGACCGGCGACCGCGCCGTCGACATCGTGCTCGACCCGGTCGGGGGCGAGCGCATGACCGACAGCCTGCGATCGCTGGCACCACAAGGTCGTGTGCTGGTCGTCGGCTTCAGCGCCGGTGAGATCCCGACCGTCAAGGTCAACCGGCTGCTGCTCGCCAACATCACCGTCATCGGTGCCGCCTCGCGCGAGTACTTCGAGCAGCACCCCGACAGCGTGGCCGACCTCTGGGCGCGCCTGATCGACCTCCGACAGACAGCACAGCTGCCCGATCCCCCCGTCCAGGCCTACCCCTTCTTCGACGCTCAGGGCGCGCTACGCGCCATCGCTCAACGTCGGGCGACAGGCAAGGTCGTCCTCAGCACGCAGCTGTAG
- the tatC gene encoding twin-arginine translocase subunit TatC, with the protein MPAIRPVAHEERLSLVEHLDELRTRLILSIVVFIAAFSLCYWQNDRILHFVNQPLEHAHRVDCTKTSKANDALERSGCFDEAAGAFFKAAGPALDAAGRAIGQLANVNGVPASARSQTALAITQLRAATAQAARTAALTPKATTGRQPVTLGVTEPFITTVTVSAYAAILLALPFLLWQAYAFVLPAFNRQERQIALPLMIMVPVLFISGVLFGYYLALPRAVSFLQNYNDGAFDILVQAKDYYRFCVVLLGAMGILFQIPVGVLAIVRLQIMSVKQLRKARGYALILFAVVAAVVTPTPDPFTMLIAMAPLVVLYELSIVLARVFEPQGPSRWSFFSPDEDEDDQPDVLVGVTNADEDDLD; encoded by the coding sequence TTGCCCGCGATCCGTCCTGTCGCCCACGAGGAGCGCCTCAGCCTCGTCGAGCACCTCGATGAGCTGCGCACGCGGCTCATCCTGTCCATCGTGGTCTTCATCGCGGCGTTCAGCCTCTGCTACTGGCAGAACGACCGCATCCTGCACTTCGTCAACCAGCCGCTCGAGCACGCCCACCGCGTCGACTGCACCAAGACGTCGAAGGCCAACGACGCGCTGGAGCGCTCCGGCTGCTTCGACGAGGCCGCGGGCGCGTTCTTCAAGGCGGCCGGGCCGGCGCTCGACGCCGCGGGACGGGCCATCGGGCAGCTCGCCAACGTCAACGGCGTCCCGGCCTCGGCGCGGTCGCAGACCGCGCTGGCGATCACCCAGCTGCGGGCGGCCACCGCGCAGGCGGCACGGACCGCCGCGCTGACCCCGAAGGCCACGACCGGGCGCCAACCCGTGACGCTCGGGGTCACGGAGCCGTTCATCACGACCGTGACGGTGTCGGCCTACGCGGCGATCCTGCTCGCGCTGCCCTTCCTGCTCTGGCAGGCCTACGCGTTCGTGCTGCCCGCGTTCAACCGCCAGGAACGCCAGATCGCACTGCCGCTGATGATCATGGTGCCGGTCCTGTTCATCAGCGGGGTGCTGTTCGGCTACTACCTGGCGCTGCCACGTGCCGTCTCCTTCCTGCAGAACTACAACGACGGCGCGTTCGACATCCTCGTCCAGGCCAAGGACTACTACCGCTTCTGCGTGGTCCTGCTCGGGGCGATGGGCATCCTCTTCCAGATCCCCGTGGGCGTGCTGGCGATCGTGCGCCTGCAGATCATGAGCGTCAAGCAGCTGCGCAAGGCGCGCGGCTACGCGCTGATCCTGTTCGCCGTCGTGGCCGCCGTGGTCACGCCCACGCCGGATCCGTTCACGATGCTCATCGCGATGGCGCCGCTCGTGGTGCTCTACGAGCTGAGCATCGTCCTGGCCCGGGTGTTCGAGCCCCAGGGCCCCTCGCGCTGGTCGTTCTTCAGCCCGGACGAGGACGAGGACGACCAGCCCGACGTCCTGGTGGGCGTGACGAACGCCGATGAGGACGACCTAGACTAG
- a CDS encoding Sec-independent protein translocase subunit TatA/TatB: protein MPLGWPELLVILVIVLLVFGPKRLPMLGRQLGGGMREFKDSITGKDEDDDDAEPAAKAPARPELNRAQQADVLDPQPDTTRVPTGGRDESATRAGRDPAA, encoded by the coding sequence ATGCCCCTCGGCTGGCCTGAACTACTCGTCATCCTCGTCATCGTCCTGCTCGTCTTCGGGCCCAAGCGGCTGCCCATGCTGGGCCGCCAGCTCGGCGGCGGCATGCGGGAGTTCAAGGACTCGATCACCGGCAAGGACGAGGACGACGACGACGCCGAGCCCGCGGCGAAGGCCCCCGCGCGCCCGGAGCTCAACCGGGCCCAGCAGGCCGACGTCCTCGATCCCCAGCCCGACACGACGCGGGTCCCGACGGGCGGCCGCGACGAGTCGGCCACCCGCGCGGGACGGGACCCCGCGGCCTAG
- a CDS encoding polyprenyl synthetase family protein, whose amino-acid sequence MSRARSPAGSPEAPAAAGPEITLVAHAGGDHVLGLLARVEDVLRDVVSGHGAALAGHAGSTIAAGGKRLRPLLVILAAGREPDPPDGLVRAAAAVELVHSATLVHDDVLDLAPLRRGRPTVFATAGRRAATQTGDLLFSRAFALLARNGLPAQVRALSDAGSALARGELLQRADAWDAGVSLERYLLRCELKTARLFEAACELGAIAAGDTSGVLREFGRRIGLAFQIFDDVLDVAGPADRTGKHRGTDLLDGTVTLPFILARAADEGLGALDPRSIREPAQAEAVCDRIAATGALEAARRAALEHVGAAKDVVPVGMDARQRRALLLVADSVVARYS is encoded by the coding sequence ATGAGCAGGGCCCGGTCGCCGGCAGGCAGCCCGGAAGCACCGGCGGCCGCCGGGCCCGAGATCACCCTGGTCGCCCACGCGGGCGGCGACCACGTGCTCGGCCTGCTGGCGCGCGTGGAGGACGTGCTGCGCGACGTGGTCTCCGGCCACGGCGCTGCGCTGGCCGGCCACGCGGGTTCGACGATCGCCGCCGGCGGCAAGCGCCTGCGCCCGCTGCTCGTCATCCTCGCCGCCGGCCGCGAGCCCGACCCGCCCGACGGGCTCGTGCGCGCCGCGGCGGCCGTCGAGCTCGTCCACAGCGCCACGCTGGTCCACGACGACGTCCTGGACCTCGCGCCGCTGCGCCGCGGCCGGCCCACGGTGTTCGCCACGGCCGGGCGCCGCGCCGCCACGCAGACCGGCGATCTGCTGTTCTCGCGGGCCTTCGCGCTGCTGGCCCGCAACGGGCTGCCCGCCCAGGTCCGTGCGCTCAGCGACGCGGGCTCGGCGCTGGCGCGCGGCGAGCTGCTGCAGCGGGCCGACGCCTGGGACGCCGGGGTGTCGCTGGAGCGCTACCTCCTGCGCTGCGAGCTCAAGACCGCCCGGCTGTTCGAGGCGGCCTGCGAGCTCGGCGCGATCGCCGCGGGGGACACGTCGGGCGTCCTGCGCGAGTTCGGGCGGCGCATCGGGCTGGCCTTCCAGATCTTCGACGACGTGCTCGACGTCGCCGGCCCCGCCGACCGCACCGGCAAGCACCGCGGCACCGACCTGCTCGACGGGACCGTCACGCTGCCGTTCATCCTCGCCCGCGCCGCCGACGAGGGGCTCGGGGCGCTGGACCCGCGCTCCATCCGCGAGCCCGCCCAGGCCGAGGCGGTCTGCGACCGCATCGCGGCCACCGGGGCCCTGGAGGCCGCACGCCGGGCCGCCCTGGAGCACGTCGGGGCGGCCAAGGACGTCGTGCCCGTCGGCATGGACGCCCGCCAGCGCCGGGCGCTGCTGCTCGTCGCCGACAGCGTCGTCGCCCGCTACTCCTGA
- the ubiE gene encoding bifunctional demethylmenaquinone methyltransferase/2-methoxy-6-polyprenyl-1,4-benzoquinol methylase UbiE yields the protein MSDTTTAAGPAGGGDRGTLPEPQVRAMFDRIARVYDRMNSVMTAGLHHAWRRRAADLAAVGPGDHVLDVATGTGDLAIELARRVTPGGSVIGSDFSEQMLATARQKVSGREEREGSGIRFEWANALQLPYADGTFAAATVGFGARNFSDLDRGLGEMARVVAPGGRVVILEITTPQRPPLSTFFSLWFDRVVPLIGKVAGDSDAYDYLPNSVKRFPGPEGLAAAMERAGLERIRWVLTAGGIIALHVGSKPQA from the coding sequence ATGTCCGACACGACCACCGCTGCCGGCCCGGCCGGCGGCGGCGATCGGGGCACCCTCCCCGAGCCGCAGGTCCGCGCGATGTTCGACCGCATCGCGCGGGTCTACGACCGTATGAACTCGGTCATGACGGCCGGGCTGCACCACGCGTGGCGTCGCCGCGCCGCCGACCTCGCGGCGGTCGGGCCGGGCGACCACGTCCTCGACGTGGCCACGGGAACGGGCGACCTGGCCATCGAGCTCGCCCGGCGCGTGACGCCGGGCGGCAGCGTCATCGGCTCGGACTTCTCCGAGCAGATGCTCGCCACCGCGCGCCAGAAGGTGTCCGGCCGCGAGGAGCGCGAGGGCAGCGGGATCCGCTTCGAGTGGGCCAACGCGCTGCAGCTGCCCTACGCCGACGGCACGTTCGCCGCCGCGACGGTGGGCTTCGGCGCGCGAAACTTCTCCGACCTGGACCGCGGGCTGGGGGAGATGGCCCGTGTCGTGGCCCCCGGCGGCCGCGTCGTCATCCTCGAGATCACGACGCCGCAGCGCCCGCCGCTGTCGACGTTCTTCTCGCTGTGGTTCGACCGCGTCGTGCCGCTCATCGGCAAGGTCGCGGGCGACAGCGACGCCTACGACTACCTGCCCAACAGCGTCAAGCGCTTCCCGGGCCCCGAGGGGCTGGCCGCCGCGATGGAGCGCGCCGGGCTCGAGCGGATCCGCTGGGTCCTGACCGCGGGCGGGATCATCGCCCTGCACGTGGGGAGCAAGCCGCAGGCATGA
- a CDS encoding menaquinol-cytochrome c reductase cytochrome b/c subunit: MNRQEKEAYLREYSVLKAQGKPFFPYAVAKDSAMACIVMLAIILMSILLGAELGPKADPTTTTYTPRPEWYFFFLFELLRVIKPSELVPLATIGVPTVCMILLFLLPFYDRGAERRPERRPIATLAGIFTIAAMGYLTYMGASAGPPTQIDMPTPAAIIAQGPKVVQQYEAGRQVVAQSGCLACHKIGENGNDGPGPPLTDIADRLPAAGIQRTLLNPTAPMPSFARLQKDHPEKFNALVAFLGRLKSG, translated from the coding sequence GTGAACCGCCAGGAGAAGGAGGCCTACCTCCGCGAGTACTCGGTCCTGAAGGCCCAGGGGAAGCCGTTCTTCCCCTACGCGGTCGCCAAGGACAGCGCGATGGCGTGCATCGTGATGCTCGCCATCATCCTGATGTCGATCCTCCTCGGCGCCGAGCTCGGGCCGAAGGCCGATCCGACGACGACGACCTACACGCCGCGGCCCGAGTGGTACTTCTTCTTCCTCTTCGAGCTGCTGCGCGTCATCAAGCCGTCCGAGCTCGTGCCGTTGGCGACGATCGGCGTCCCGACGGTCTGCATGATCCTGCTGTTCCTGCTGCCGTTCTACGACCGCGGCGCCGAGCGGCGTCCCGAGCGCCGGCCCATCGCCACGCTGGCGGGCATCTTCACTATCGCCGCCATGGGCTACCTGACCTACATGGGTGCGTCCGCCGGCCCGCCGACGCAGATCGACATGCCCACGCCCGCGGCGATCATCGCCCAGGGGCCGAAGGTCGTCCAGCAGTACGAGGCGGGGCGGCAGGTGGTGGCGCAGTCCGGCTGCCTTGCGTGCCACAAGATCGGTGAGAACGGCAACGACGGCCCTGGGCCGCCGCTGACCGACATCGCCGACCGGCTCCCGGCGGCGGGCATCCAGCGGACGCTGCTCAACCCGACCGCGCCGATGCCGTCGTTCGCCCGCCTGCAGAAGGACCATCCCGAGAAGTTCAACGCGCTCGTCGCGTTCCTCGGCCGCCTCAAGAGCGGGTAG